One Glutamicibacter mishrai genomic window carries:
- a CDS encoding AraC family transcriptional regulator, producing MIGILNRLIEHIEANLREQINLAELVRAEGTTEYHVRRMFSSLAGMPVSEYIRRRRMTQAAADLLTGEDLLSIAIRYGYGSAEAFGRAFRAVHGASVGDIRENGGPLRSQPIIRFSLHVEGNRPMDARITERENFQLIGYAAQVPLIHHGANPHIQEHIASIPVAEHARLKELSAADPAGLLQVSDQVDADYQEGSELTYLHGVAVPAGPVPEDLDSIQVPAGHWVVFSVTGPYPAALQELWASTATSWFPSNPWRLRPGPSIVAVLDRAADFSTATCELWFPVEADR from the coding sequence ATGATCGGAATTCTCAATCGGCTCATCGAGCATATCGAGGCGAATCTGCGCGAGCAGATCAACCTCGCTGAGCTGGTGCGCGCCGAAGGCACCACCGAATACCACGTGCGGCGGATGTTCTCCTCGCTGGCCGGCATGCCGGTCTCCGAGTACATCCGCCGGCGCCGCATGACCCAGGCCGCCGCGGACCTGCTCACAGGCGAGGACCTGCTGAGCATCGCGATCCGCTACGGATATGGCTCGGCCGAAGCATTTGGCCGGGCCTTCCGAGCTGTCCACGGCGCGTCCGTGGGTGATATCCGCGAGAATGGCGGCCCCCTTCGAAGCCAACCAATTATCAGGTTCAGCCTGCACGTCGAAGGGAATCGCCCCATGGATGCACGAATAACAGAACGAGAGAACTTCCAGCTCATCGGATACGCCGCGCAGGTACCGCTGATCCATCACGGTGCCAACCCGCACATCCAAGAGCACATCGCCTCCATCCCGGTGGCCGAACATGCCCGGCTCAAGGAACTCTCAGCCGCCGATCCGGCAGGCTTGCTGCAGGTCAGCGACCAGGTTGATGCGGACTACCAGGAAGGCAGCGAGCTGACCTACCTGCACGGGGTCGCGGTGCCCGCAGGCCCGGTGCCCGAAGACCTGGATTCCATCCAAGTTCCCGCCGGCCACTGGGTGGTTTTCAGCGTGACCGGGCCCTACCCGGCGGCCTTGCAGGAGCTCTGGGCCTCCACCGCCACCTCGTGGTTCCCGTCCAACCCGTGGCGATTGCGTCCCGGCCCGTCCATTGTTGCCGTGCTCGATCGGGCCGCTGATTTCAGCACCGCCACCTGCGAGCTGTGGTTCCCGGTGGAAGCCGACCGCTAG
- a CDS encoding serine/threonine-protein kinase produces MTEEYMLLDEDVVEAFPEYKIVTPAIGRGSFKAAFLANDGSSNFVLKVLYGEATDPGDEVILDERFIREIQIMSSLNSPRIVRMHTPVDKRKIGSSELVWYGEPHYEGGSLDGILQNRELSNNEIFSLATHLLEGLVALESASIVHRDIKPANICQTANGDFVILDLGIAQALTMDPLTATGVISPMTNMYAAPEQFYPRGSSSVDTRTDLFAAGIVLFEAVSGKHPFYDSPQMTFDNYFNRLINHEPGQLKEFGCERVLQDVIDRCLAERQNRRFRTAKQALKYLNDSEKS; encoded by the coding sequence ATGACGGAGGAATATATGCTACTTGATGAAGATGTTGTCGAAGCATTTCCAGAGTACAAGATTGTGACACCAGCTATTGGTAGAGGCAGCTTCAAAGCAGCCTTCCTCGCTAATGACGGGTCTAGCAATTTCGTTCTCAAGGTACTATATGGCGAAGCCACAGATCCAGGCGATGAAGTCATTTTAGACGAAAGATTTATTCGAGAAATACAAATCATGTCCTCGCTCAATTCACCTCGGATTGTGCGAATGCATACCCCTGTCGATAAAAGAAAAATAGGAAGTTCTGAATTAGTATGGTACGGCGAGCCACACTATGAAGGTGGATCCTTAGACGGTATTCTTCAGAATCGCGAGCTTTCAAACAACGAGATATTCTCCCTCGCCACGCATCTGCTGGAAGGGTTAGTTGCACTCGAATCAGCCTCGATCGTGCACAGAGACATTAAACCTGCGAATATATGCCAAACAGCTAATGGCGATTTTGTGATTCTCGATCTAGGAATTGCCCAAGCCTTGACGATGGATCCACTTACCGCAACAGGGGTCATCTCACCTATGACCAACATGTATGCTGCGCCGGAGCAGTTTTACCCAAGAGGATCAAGCTCGGTAGATACACGAACTGATTTATTCGCGGCAGGAATAGTGCTATTTGAGGCTGTTTCGGGTAAGCACCCCTTTTATGATTCCCCACAGATGACCTTTGACAACTACTTCAACCGCCTTATTAACCATGAACCTGGTCAGTTGAAGGAGTTTGGCTGTGAACGTGTTCTTCAGGATGTAATCGATCGATGCTTGGCTGAGCGCCAAAACAGAAGATTTAGGACCGCCAAGCAAGCCCTTAAATATCTCAATGATTCGGAGAAGTCATAG
- a CDS encoding cystathionine gamma-synthase produces MTGFNTQAVHAGQHKDPHTGAVVPPIYQTSTFIQDGINVLRSGHEYSRGSNPTRDGFQDQLTALEGGAAGFAFASGIAAEDALLRAVLEPGDHIILGADGYGGTNRLISKLHSKWGITSSAVDITNLDSVRAAVQPNTALLWVETPSNPLLGIADLAGWAAIAREQGALLVVDNTFATPYLQRPLDFGAHAVVHSTTKYIGGHSDVLGGAVIVADHLFRGQSLAEAVGYQQFAGGAVAGPQDSYLAARGLKTLGLRMERHCATASTLARWLDAQPEVTRVYYPGLENHPGHELAARQQHGFGGIVSVALKDEASARAFAESMEYFQLSVSLGGVESLVCYPREMTHASLIGTELEIPANLVRLSVGIEEVEDLIADLQRGLAAARAASKPVVTRVREKTLENA; encoded by the coding sequence ATGACTGGCTTCAACACCCAGGCCGTCCACGCCGGCCAGCACAAGGACCCGCACACCGGCGCGGTCGTCCCGCCGATCTACCAGACCAGCACCTTCATCCAAGACGGCATCAACGTGCTGCGTTCCGGGCACGAATACTCCCGCGGCTCCAACCCGACCCGCGACGGTTTCCAGGATCAGCTCACCGCCCTGGAAGGCGGGGCCGCCGGATTCGCTTTCGCCTCGGGCATCGCGGCCGAAGACGCCCTGCTGCGTGCGGTGCTCGAACCGGGCGACCACATCATCCTCGGTGCCGACGGCTACGGCGGCACCAATCGGTTGATCTCCAAGCTGCACAGCAAGTGGGGGATCACCTCCTCGGCGGTGGATATCACCAACCTGGACTCGGTGCGCGCCGCCGTGCAGCCGAACACCGCACTGCTCTGGGTGGAAACCCCCTCCAACCCGCTGCTGGGCATCGCCGATCTGGCCGGCTGGGCTGCCATCGCCCGCGAGCAGGGTGCCCTGCTGGTCGTGGATAATACCTTCGCCACTCCTTATCTGCAGCGCCCGCTGGATTTTGGAGCCCACGCGGTGGTCCACTCCACCACCAAGTACATCGGCGGGCACTCCGATGTGCTGGGAGGTGCGGTCATCGTGGCCGATCACCTCTTCCGCGGGCAATCCCTGGCCGAAGCGGTGGGCTACCAGCAGTTCGCCGGGGGAGCGGTGGCCGGACCGCAGGATTCCTACCTGGCCGCCCGCGGACTGAAAACCCTAGGCCTGCGCATGGAACGCCACTGCGCCACCGCTTCCACGCTGGCCCGCTGGCTCGATGCGCAGCCCGAGGTCACCCGGGTCTACTACCCGGGGCTTGAGAACCACCCGGGCCACGAGCTGGCTGCCCGCCAGCAGCACGGTTTTGGCGGCATCGTCTCGGTGGCCCTGAAGGACGAGGCGTCCGCCCGCGCCTTCGCCGAATCCATGGAGTACTTCCAGCTTTCGGTGTCCCTGGGCGGGGTGGAATCCCTGGTCTGCTATCCGCGCGAAATGACCCACGCTTCGCTGATCGGCACCGAGCTGGAGATCCCGGCCAATCTGGTCCGCCTCTCGGTGGGCATCGAAGAGGTCGAAGATCTGATCGCCGATCTGCAACGCGGGCTGGCCGCGGCCCGCGCTGCGTCCAAACCGGTCGTCACCCGGGTACGTGAAAAGACTCTGGAAAACGCCTGA